One segment of Strix aluco isolate bStrAlu1 chromosome 4, bStrAlu1.hap1, whole genome shotgun sequence DNA contains the following:
- the RBM47 gene encoding RNA-binding protein 47 isoform X1 gives MTAEDSTARMSNDSSNVATTKVPEGVAGAPNEAALLALMERTGYSMIQENGQRKYGGPPPGWEGLHPPRGCEVFVGKIPRDVYEDELVPVFESVGRIYEMRLMMDFDGKNRGYAFVMYTQKHEAKRAVRELNNYEIRPGRLLGVCCSVDNCRLFIGGIPKMKKREEILEEIAKVTEGVLDVIVYASAADKMKNRGFAFVEYESHRAAAMARRKLMPGRIQLWGHQIAVDWAEPEIDVDEDVMETVKILYVRNLMIETTEDTIKKVFGQFNPGCVERVKKIRDYAFVHFTTREDAIHAMNNLNGVELEGSCLEVTLAKPVDKEQYTRYQKAAKGGAAATPEVTQQPNYVYSCDPYTLAYYGYPYNALIGPNRDYFVKAGSIRGRGRGAAGNRAPGPRGSYLGGYSAGRGIYSRYHEGKGKQQEKGYELVPNLELPAVNPVAIKPGAVAIPAIGAQYSMFQAAPPAKMMEDGKIHTVEHIINPIAVQQDPASAAAAAAAAAAAVIPAVSTPPPFQGRPITPVYTMAPNVQRIPAAGIYGTSYVPFAAPAAATATIATLQKNAAAAAAAAAAAYGGYAGYIPPAFPAATIQVPIHDVYQTY, from the exons ATGACTGCTGAGGACTCCACTGCAAGGATGAGCAACGATTCCTCCAATGTGGCTACCACGAAAGTCCCTGAAGGTGTTGCCGGTGCGCCCAATGAGGCAGCTCTGCTGGCCCTCATGGAGCGCACTGGATATAGCATGATCCAGGAGAACGGGCAACGCAAGTACGGTGGCCCTCCTCCTGGATGGGAGGGCCTGCACCCTCCTCGCGGCTGCGAAGTCTTTGTGGGAAAAATCCCCCGTGACGTCTATGAAGATGAGCTCGTCCCTGTGTTTGAGTCCGTCGGCCGCATCTATGAAATGCGCCTGATGATGGACTTTGATGGGAAGAACCGTGGCTACGCCTTTGTGATGTACACGCAGAAGCACGAGGCGAAGCGGGCTGTCAGGGAGCTGAATAACTATGAAATCCGCCCCGGTAGGCTGCTGGGTGTGTGCTGCAGTGTGGATAACTGCCGGCTCTTCATTGGAGGCATTCccaagatgaagaagagagaggagatccTGGAAGAGATTGCCAAGGTGACAGAAGGCGTGCTGGATGTCATCGTGTATGCCAGTGCTGCAGACAAGATGAAGAACAGAGGCTTCGCCTTCGTGGAGTATGAGAGCCATCGAGCAGCGGCAATGGCCAGGAGGAAACTCATGCCGGGAAGGATCCAGCTGTGGGGACACCAAATTGCTGTTGACTGGGCGGAACCAGAGATAGATGTGGATGAAGATGTCATGGAGACTGTTAAAATCCTCTATGTGAGGAATTTAATGATTGAGACCACAGAGGACACCATTAAAAAGGTCTTTGGGCAGTTTAACCCTGGCTGTGTAGAGCGGGTGAAAAAAATACGTGATTACGCCTTTGTGCACTTTACAACCAGGGAAGATGCCATTCACGCCATGAACAACCTTAATGGTGTTGAACTGGAAGGCTCGTGCCTGGAGGTTACCTTGGCCAAGCCGGTAGACAAGGAGCAATATACTCGCTACCAGAAAGCAGCAAAAGGAGGGGCCGCAGCAACGCCTGAAGTAACTCAGCAACCTAATTATGTTTACTCTTGTGATCCATACACACTAGCTTATTATGGATATCCATACAATGCCTTGATCGGGCCCAACAGAGATTACTTTGTGAAAG CAGGCAGCATACGAGGCAGAGGGCGAGGTGCAGCTGGCAACAGAGCCCCAGGCCCCAGGGGCTCCTACCTGGGGGGATACTCCGCCGGCCGTGGCATCTACAGCAGGTACCACGAAGgcaaaggaaaacagcaagagaaaggaTATGAGCTGGTACCCAACCTGGAGCTACCTGCAGTCAATCCGGTGGCCATTAAGCCTGGTGCAG TGGCCATCCCTGCCATTGGTGCCCAGTACTCCATGTTTCAGGCCGCACCGCCGGCCAAGATGATGGAAGACGGCAAAATCCACACTGTCGAGCACATCATCAACCCTATAGCTGTCCAGCAGGACCCAGCCAGCGCGGCAGCTGCCGCAGCAGCTGCAGCCGCAGCTGTAATACCAGCTGTCTCAACGCCTCCCCCCTTCCAG GGCCGCCCCATCACGCCGGTGTACACCATGGCCCCCAATGTGCAGCGGATCCCCGCCGCTGGGATTTACGGGACAAGTTACGTGCCGTTCGCAGCACCCGCTGCGGCAACAGCAACAATAGCCACGCTACAGAAGAATGCTGCAGCTGCCGCTGCTGCAGCCGCCGCTGCCTACGGGGGATACGCCGGCTACATCCCCCCAGCGTTCCCGGCCGCCACCATCCAGGTCCCCATCCATGATGTCTACCAGACGTACTGA
- the RBM47 gene encoding RNA-binding protein 47 isoform X4 produces MLTPAMPSFRLYQAVNEFDTMTAEDSTARMSNDSSNVATTKVPEGVAGAPNEAALLALMERTGYSMIQENGQRKYGGPPPGWEGLHPPRGCEVFVGKIPRDVYEDELVPVFESVGRIYEMRLMMDFDGKNRGYAFVMYTQKHEAKRAVRELNNYEIRPGRLLGVCCSVDNCRLFIGGIPKMKKREEILEEIAKVTEGVLDVIVYASAADKMKNRGFAFVEYESHRAAAMARRKLMPGRIQLWGHQIAVDWAEPEIDVDEDVMETVKILYVRNLMIETTEDTIKKVFGQFNPGCVERVKKIRDYAFVHFTTREDAIHAMNNLNGVELEGSCLEVTLAKPVDKEQYTRYQKAAKGGAAATPEVTQQPNYVYSCDPYTLAYYGYPYNALIGPNRDYFVKGSIRGRGRGAAGNRAPGPRGSYLGGYSAGRGIYSRYHEGKGKQQEKGYELVPNLELPAVNPVAIKPGAVAIPAIGAQYSMFQAAPPAKMMEDGKIHTVEHIINPIAVQQDPASAAAAAAAAAAAVIPAVSTPPPFQGRPITPVYTMAPNVQRIPAAGIYGTSYVPFAAPAAATATIATLQKNAAAAAAAAAAAYGGYAGYIPPAFPAATIQVPIHDVYQTY; encoded by the exons GCTTTATCAGGCTGTGAATGAGTTTGACACCATGACTGCTGAGGACTCCACTGCAAGGATGAGCAACGATTCCTCCAATGTGGCTACCACGAAAGTCCCTGAAGGTGTTGCCGGTGCGCCCAATGAGGCAGCTCTGCTGGCCCTCATGGAGCGCACTGGATATAGCATGATCCAGGAGAACGGGCAACGCAAGTACGGTGGCCCTCCTCCTGGATGGGAGGGCCTGCACCCTCCTCGCGGCTGCGAAGTCTTTGTGGGAAAAATCCCCCGTGACGTCTATGAAGATGAGCTCGTCCCTGTGTTTGAGTCCGTCGGCCGCATCTATGAAATGCGCCTGATGATGGACTTTGATGGGAAGAACCGTGGCTACGCCTTTGTGATGTACACGCAGAAGCACGAGGCGAAGCGGGCTGTCAGGGAGCTGAATAACTATGAAATCCGCCCCGGTAGGCTGCTGGGTGTGTGCTGCAGTGTGGATAACTGCCGGCTCTTCATTGGAGGCATTCccaagatgaagaagagagaggagatccTGGAAGAGATTGCCAAGGTGACAGAAGGCGTGCTGGATGTCATCGTGTATGCCAGTGCTGCAGACAAGATGAAGAACAGAGGCTTCGCCTTCGTGGAGTATGAGAGCCATCGAGCAGCGGCAATGGCCAGGAGGAAACTCATGCCGGGAAGGATCCAGCTGTGGGGACACCAAATTGCTGTTGACTGGGCGGAACCAGAGATAGATGTGGATGAAGATGTCATGGAGACTGTTAAAATCCTCTATGTGAGGAATTTAATGATTGAGACCACAGAGGACACCATTAAAAAGGTCTTTGGGCAGTTTAACCCTGGCTGTGTAGAGCGGGTGAAAAAAATACGTGATTACGCCTTTGTGCACTTTACAACCAGGGAAGATGCCATTCACGCCATGAACAACCTTAATGGTGTTGAACTGGAAGGCTCGTGCCTGGAGGTTACCTTGGCCAAGCCGGTAGACAAGGAGCAATATACTCGCTACCAGAAAGCAGCAAAAGGAGGGGCCGCAGCAACGCCTGAAGTAACTCAGCAACCTAATTATGTTTACTCTTGTGATCCATACACACTAGCTTATTATGGATATCCATACAATGCCTTGATCGGGCCCAACAGAGATTACTTTGTGAAAG GCAGCATACGAGGCAGAGGGCGAGGTGCAGCTGGCAACAGAGCCCCAGGCCCCAGGGGCTCCTACCTGGGGGGATACTCCGCCGGCCGTGGCATCTACAGCAGGTACCACGAAGgcaaaggaaaacagcaagagaaaggaTATGAGCTGGTACCCAACCTGGAGCTACCTGCAGTCAATCCGGTGGCCATTAAGCCTGGTGCAG TGGCCATCCCTGCCATTGGTGCCCAGTACTCCATGTTTCAGGCCGCACCGCCGGCCAAGATGATGGAAGACGGCAAAATCCACACTGTCGAGCACATCATCAACCCTATAGCTGTCCAGCAGGACCCAGCCAGCGCGGCAGCTGCCGCAGCAGCTGCAGCCGCAGCTGTAATACCAGCTGTCTCAACGCCTCCCCCCTTCCAG GGCCGCCCCATCACGCCGGTGTACACCATGGCCCCCAATGTGCAGCGGATCCCCGCCGCTGGGATTTACGGGACAAGTTACGTGCCGTTCGCAGCACCCGCTGCGGCAACAGCAACAATAGCCACGCTACAGAAGAATGCTGCAGCTGCCGCTGCTGCAGCCGCCGCTGCCTACGGGGGATACGCCGGCTACATCCCCCCAGCGTTCCCGGCCGCCACCATCCAGGTCCCCATCCATGATGTCTACCAGACGTACTGA
- the RBM47 gene encoding RNA-binding protein 47 isoform X2 — protein MLTPAMPSFRLYQAVNEFDTMTAEDSTARMSNDSSNVATTKVPEGVAGAPNEAALLALMERTGYSMIQENGQRKYGGPPPGWEGLHPPRGCEVFVGKIPRDVYEDELVPVFESVGRIYEMRLMMDFDGKNRGYAFVMYTQKHEAKRAVRELNNYEIRPGRLLGVCCSVDNCRLFIGGIPKMKKREEILEEIAKVTEGVLDVIVYASAADKMKNRGFAFVEYESHRAAAMARRKLMPGRIQLWGHQIAVDWAEPEIDVDEDVMETVKILYVRNLMIETTEDTIKKVFGQFNPGCVERVKKIRDYAFVHFTTREDAIHAMNNLNGVELEGSCLEVTLAKPVDKEQYTRYQKAAKGGAAATPEVTQQPNYVYSCDPYTLAYYGYPYNALIGPNRDYFVKAGSIRGRGRGAAGNRAPGPRGSYLGGYSAGRGIYSRYHEGKGKQQEKGYELVPNLELPAVNPVAIKPGAVAIPAIGAQYSMFQAAPPAKMMEDGKIHTVEHIINPIAVQQDPASAAAAAAAAAAAVIPAVSTPPPFQGRPITPVYTMAPNVQRIPAAGIYGTSYVPFAAPAAATATIATLQKNAAAAAAAAAAAYGGYAGYIPPAFPAATIQVPIHDVYQTY, from the exons GCTTTATCAGGCTGTGAATGAGTTTGACACCATGACTGCTGAGGACTCCACTGCAAGGATGAGCAACGATTCCTCCAATGTGGCTACCACGAAAGTCCCTGAAGGTGTTGCCGGTGCGCCCAATGAGGCAGCTCTGCTGGCCCTCATGGAGCGCACTGGATATAGCATGATCCAGGAGAACGGGCAACGCAAGTACGGTGGCCCTCCTCCTGGATGGGAGGGCCTGCACCCTCCTCGCGGCTGCGAAGTCTTTGTGGGAAAAATCCCCCGTGACGTCTATGAAGATGAGCTCGTCCCTGTGTTTGAGTCCGTCGGCCGCATCTATGAAATGCGCCTGATGATGGACTTTGATGGGAAGAACCGTGGCTACGCCTTTGTGATGTACACGCAGAAGCACGAGGCGAAGCGGGCTGTCAGGGAGCTGAATAACTATGAAATCCGCCCCGGTAGGCTGCTGGGTGTGTGCTGCAGTGTGGATAACTGCCGGCTCTTCATTGGAGGCATTCccaagatgaagaagagagaggagatccTGGAAGAGATTGCCAAGGTGACAGAAGGCGTGCTGGATGTCATCGTGTATGCCAGTGCTGCAGACAAGATGAAGAACAGAGGCTTCGCCTTCGTGGAGTATGAGAGCCATCGAGCAGCGGCAATGGCCAGGAGGAAACTCATGCCGGGAAGGATCCAGCTGTGGGGACACCAAATTGCTGTTGACTGGGCGGAACCAGAGATAGATGTGGATGAAGATGTCATGGAGACTGTTAAAATCCTCTATGTGAGGAATTTAATGATTGAGACCACAGAGGACACCATTAAAAAGGTCTTTGGGCAGTTTAACCCTGGCTGTGTAGAGCGGGTGAAAAAAATACGTGATTACGCCTTTGTGCACTTTACAACCAGGGAAGATGCCATTCACGCCATGAACAACCTTAATGGTGTTGAACTGGAAGGCTCGTGCCTGGAGGTTACCTTGGCCAAGCCGGTAGACAAGGAGCAATATACTCGCTACCAGAAAGCAGCAAAAGGAGGGGCCGCAGCAACGCCTGAAGTAACTCAGCAACCTAATTATGTTTACTCTTGTGATCCATACACACTAGCTTATTATGGATATCCATACAATGCCTTGATCGGGCCCAACAGAGATTACTTTGTGAAAG CAGGCAGCATACGAGGCAGAGGGCGAGGTGCAGCTGGCAACAGAGCCCCAGGCCCCAGGGGCTCCTACCTGGGGGGATACTCCGCCGGCCGTGGCATCTACAGCAGGTACCACGAAGgcaaaggaaaacagcaagagaaaggaTATGAGCTGGTACCCAACCTGGAGCTACCTGCAGTCAATCCGGTGGCCATTAAGCCTGGTGCAG TGGCCATCCCTGCCATTGGTGCCCAGTACTCCATGTTTCAGGCCGCACCGCCGGCCAAGATGATGGAAGACGGCAAAATCCACACTGTCGAGCACATCATCAACCCTATAGCTGTCCAGCAGGACCCAGCCAGCGCGGCAGCTGCCGCAGCAGCTGCAGCCGCAGCTGTAATACCAGCTGTCTCAACGCCTCCCCCCTTCCAG GGCCGCCCCATCACGCCGGTGTACACCATGGCCCCCAATGTGCAGCGGATCCCCGCCGCTGGGATTTACGGGACAAGTTACGTGCCGTTCGCAGCACCCGCTGCGGCAACAGCAACAATAGCCACGCTACAGAAGAATGCTGCAGCTGCCGCTGCTGCAGCCGCCGCTGCCTACGGGGGATACGCCGGCTACATCCCCCCAGCGTTCCCGGCCGCCACCATCCAGGTCCCCATCCATGATGTCTACCAGACGTACTGA
- the RBM47 gene encoding RNA-binding protein 47 isoform X3, whose product MVLGAEAGSRLYQAVNEFDTMTAEDSTARMSNDSSNVATTKVPEGVAGAPNEAALLALMERTGYSMIQENGQRKYGGPPPGWEGLHPPRGCEVFVGKIPRDVYEDELVPVFESVGRIYEMRLMMDFDGKNRGYAFVMYTQKHEAKRAVRELNNYEIRPGRLLGVCCSVDNCRLFIGGIPKMKKREEILEEIAKVTEGVLDVIVYASAADKMKNRGFAFVEYESHRAAAMARRKLMPGRIQLWGHQIAVDWAEPEIDVDEDVMETVKILYVRNLMIETTEDTIKKVFGQFNPGCVERVKKIRDYAFVHFTTREDAIHAMNNLNGVELEGSCLEVTLAKPVDKEQYTRYQKAAKGGAAATPEVTQQPNYVYSCDPYTLAYYGYPYNALIGPNRDYFVKAGSIRGRGRGAAGNRAPGPRGSYLGGYSAGRGIYSRYHEGKGKQQEKGYELVPNLELPAVNPVAIKPGAVAIPAIGAQYSMFQAAPPAKMMEDGKIHTVEHIINPIAVQQDPASAAAAAAAAAAAVIPAVSTPPPFQGRPITPVYTMAPNVQRIPAAGIYGTSYVPFAAPAAATATIATLQKNAAAAAAAAAAAYGGYAGYIPPAFPAATIQVPIHDVYQTY is encoded by the exons GCTTTATCAGGCTGTGAATGAGTTTGACACCATGACTGCTGAGGACTCCACTGCAAGGATGAGCAACGATTCCTCCAATGTGGCTACCACGAAAGTCCCTGAAGGTGTTGCCGGTGCGCCCAATGAGGCAGCTCTGCTGGCCCTCATGGAGCGCACTGGATATAGCATGATCCAGGAGAACGGGCAACGCAAGTACGGTGGCCCTCCTCCTGGATGGGAGGGCCTGCACCCTCCTCGCGGCTGCGAAGTCTTTGTGGGAAAAATCCCCCGTGACGTCTATGAAGATGAGCTCGTCCCTGTGTTTGAGTCCGTCGGCCGCATCTATGAAATGCGCCTGATGATGGACTTTGATGGGAAGAACCGTGGCTACGCCTTTGTGATGTACACGCAGAAGCACGAGGCGAAGCGGGCTGTCAGGGAGCTGAATAACTATGAAATCCGCCCCGGTAGGCTGCTGGGTGTGTGCTGCAGTGTGGATAACTGCCGGCTCTTCATTGGAGGCATTCccaagatgaagaagagagaggagatccTGGAAGAGATTGCCAAGGTGACAGAAGGCGTGCTGGATGTCATCGTGTATGCCAGTGCTGCAGACAAGATGAAGAACAGAGGCTTCGCCTTCGTGGAGTATGAGAGCCATCGAGCAGCGGCAATGGCCAGGAGGAAACTCATGCCGGGAAGGATCCAGCTGTGGGGACACCAAATTGCTGTTGACTGGGCGGAACCAGAGATAGATGTGGATGAAGATGTCATGGAGACTGTTAAAATCCTCTATGTGAGGAATTTAATGATTGAGACCACAGAGGACACCATTAAAAAGGTCTTTGGGCAGTTTAACCCTGGCTGTGTAGAGCGGGTGAAAAAAATACGTGATTACGCCTTTGTGCACTTTACAACCAGGGAAGATGCCATTCACGCCATGAACAACCTTAATGGTGTTGAACTGGAAGGCTCGTGCCTGGAGGTTACCTTGGCCAAGCCGGTAGACAAGGAGCAATATACTCGCTACCAGAAAGCAGCAAAAGGAGGGGCCGCAGCAACGCCTGAAGTAACTCAGCAACCTAATTATGTTTACTCTTGTGATCCATACACACTAGCTTATTATGGATATCCATACAATGCCTTGATCGGGCCCAACAGAGATTACTTTGTGAAAG CAGGCAGCATACGAGGCAGAGGGCGAGGTGCAGCTGGCAACAGAGCCCCAGGCCCCAGGGGCTCCTACCTGGGGGGATACTCCGCCGGCCGTGGCATCTACAGCAGGTACCACGAAGgcaaaggaaaacagcaagagaaaggaTATGAGCTGGTACCCAACCTGGAGCTACCTGCAGTCAATCCGGTGGCCATTAAGCCTGGTGCAG TGGCCATCCCTGCCATTGGTGCCCAGTACTCCATGTTTCAGGCCGCACCGCCGGCCAAGATGATGGAAGACGGCAAAATCCACACTGTCGAGCACATCATCAACCCTATAGCTGTCCAGCAGGACCCAGCCAGCGCGGCAGCTGCCGCAGCAGCTGCAGCCGCAGCTGTAATACCAGCTGTCTCAACGCCTCCCCCCTTCCAG GGCCGCCCCATCACGCCGGTGTACACCATGGCCCCCAATGTGCAGCGGATCCCCGCCGCTGGGATTTACGGGACAAGTTACGTGCCGTTCGCAGCACCCGCTGCGGCAACAGCAACAATAGCCACGCTACAGAAGAATGCTGCAGCTGCCGCTGCTGCAGCCGCCGCTGCCTACGGGGGATACGCCGGCTACATCCCCCCAGCGTTCCCGGCCGCCACCATCCAGGTCCCCATCCATGATGTCTACCAGACGTACTGA